The Streptomyces sp. NBC_01317 genomic interval GCTCTCCCACCCTGCGGGGAGCTTCAGCGTCACCTCGTCGATGCGCTTGCTGGACCCGAGGTCCGACTGCACCCACTGGGCGGACTTGCCGTTGCCCTCCCAGTAGGTCGACTGGTTGCCGTCCGTGACACTGCGGGCCGTTCCGTTGCCCGTGGTCGCGTTGGCCGCCGCGGTCCGCCCCGCGGCGATGTTGGGGCCGTCGGCCGCGGAAGCGGCGAGTGACGGCCAGCCCACCATCAGAAGACTGGTGGCAACGGCGGTGGAGAGGAACCGCCATCTCCGGCGTAGCGATCTCATGGATCCCCGATCTTCGGCCTCGGCGCGGGGGCGGCGAGGGCGCGGCTCTGGCTGCCTGCCTCATCGGCAAGCGTTTCTGCACTGATCAGCGGAGTCTTTTGCGTTTTGCGGTCAGAGAGTTGCAGAGAAATGCGAGTCCGTCCACATCTCCGGCAGAACCAAATCCCTCGGCCCGCCTCCCGAGTTGGTGCCCGGGGCAGGCCAACACCCGGGATCCGGCCCCCGAACAGGGAAACGTAAGTGATCTGCAAACCTTGCAAGTTTTTTGCGTGAATGTGGAAATTTCGGAAAGGCCGCCTGGCCCTCTACCGTTCGTACACATGAGCGCCGGACCGATCACCCTGGGGTTGGCGCCGTCGGAGCGACGACGGCGGTTCGGCCGGCCACGCCGGGTCTTCTCCCAGGTACTGCTGATGCAACTCGCCATCGCCGCCGGGGTGACCGTGCTCGCCACCGGTCTCTTCGTGGCCCCCCTCAGCGCGCAGTTGGACGACCAGGCGATGCGCCGGGCCCTCGCGATCGCCGAGACCACCGCCTCCGCCCGGGTCGCCGACGCGCTCCTGGGCTCGCGCCCGTCGAGCGGCGGTCCCGTGCAGGCCGAGGCGGAACGGATACGGAAGGCCACCGGCGCCGAGTACGTCGTGATCATGGACAGGCGCGGGGTCCGCTGGTCGCACACCGACACCCGCCAGATCGGCCGGGTCGTCTCCACCGACCCGGGCAAGGCGCTCGCCGGCGAGCACGTCATGGAGATCGACAGCGGCACCCTGGGCCGCTCGGCGCGGGGCAAGGTCCCGCTGCGCGACGACGCCGGGGACATCGTCGGAGCCGTATCGGTCGGCATCGCGTACGACAGCGTCCGCGACCGGCTCCTCGCCGCGATACCGGGGCTGCTCGCCTACGCGGGCGGAGCCCTGGCGGCCGGCGCGCTGGCCGCGTACCTGATCGCCAGGCGTCTCCAGCGCCAGACCCATGACCTGGCCTTCTCCGACATCGCGGCCCTGCTCGCCGAACGCGAGGCCATGCTGCACGGCCTGCGCGAAGGGGTGGTCGCACTGGACCCCACCGGCCGGATCCGGCTGATGAACGACGAGGCGCAGCGGCTCCTGGGCGTCGGCCCCGAGGCGACGGGCCGGCCGCTGGAGGAGGCGCTGGGCGAGGGACGCACCACCGACGTCCTGTCGGGGCGGGTGCGGGGCGAGGATCTGCTGACCGTACGGGGCAGCCGCGTCCTGGTCGCCAACCGGATGCCGACGGACGACGGCGGCGCCGTCGCCACCCTGCGTGACCGTACGGAGGTGGAGCAGCTGAGCCGGGAACTGGACGCGACCCGGGGGCTGATCGACGCCCTGCGCGCCCAGGACCACGAGCACGCCAACCGGATGCACACCCTGCTCGGGCTGCTGGAGCTGGAGATGCACGACGAGGCGGCCGAGTTCGTGACCGAGGTGGTCGGGGTGCACCGGGTGACCGCCGAGCAGGTCACCGAGCGTGTCCACGATCCGCTGGCGGCCGCCCTGCTGGTCGGCAAGGCGACGGTCGCCGCGGAGCGCGGTGTCTCGCTGCGGCTGTCCCCGGAGACCTTCCTGCCGGACCGGCTGGTGGACCCGCAGGGCCTCGTCACGGTCCTCGGCAATCTGGCCGACAACGCGCTGGACGCCGCGGCGGGCTCCGGGGAGGCGCGCATCGAGGTGGAGTTGCGCGCCGAAGGCCGTACGGTCGTGCTGTGTGTCTCCGACAGCGGCCCGGGGGTCCCGGGCCATCAGCGCGAACTGGTCTTCTCCGAAGGCTGGTCGACGAAGGCGCTGCCGTCCCACGGCAGGCGCGGCCTGGGTCTGGCGCTGGTGCGCAGACTCGCGGAACGGCAGGGTGGCGGCGTACGGGTGGGTGAGTCGGCGGACGGCGGCGCGGAGTTCACCGTCGTCCTCCCGGAGGCACTGACGCCGGACGAGCGGGCGACAGA includes:
- a CDS encoding sensor histidine kinase, yielding MSAGPITLGLAPSERRRRFGRPRRVFSQVLLMQLAIAAGVTVLATGLFVAPLSAQLDDQAMRRALAIAETTASARVADALLGSRPSSGGPVQAEAERIRKATGAEYVVIMDRRGVRWSHTDTRQIGRVVSTDPGKALAGEHVMEIDSGTLGRSARGKVPLRDDAGDIVGAVSVGIAYDSVRDRLLAAIPGLLAYAGGALAAGALAAYLIARRLQRQTHDLAFSDIAALLAEREAMLHGLREGVVALDPTGRIRLMNDEAQRLLGVGPEATGRPLEEALGEGRTTDVLSGRVRGEDLLTVRGSRVLVANRMPTDDGGAVATLRDRTEVEQLSRELDATRGLIDALRAQDHEHANRMHTLLGLLELEMHDEAAEFVTEVVGVHRVTAEQVTERVHDPLAAALLVGKATVAAERGVSLRLSPETFLPDRLVDPQGLVTVLGNLADNALDAAAGSGEARIEVELRAEGRTVVLCVSDSGPGVPGHQRELVFSEGWSTKALPSHGRRGLGLALVRRLAERQGGGVRVGESADGGAEFTVVLPEALTPDERATERGTAGEE